A single region of the Pseudalkalibacillus berkeleyi genome encodes:
- a CDS encoding nucleotide sugar dehydrogenase, protein MINIIGLGYIGLPTALMFAKSGVKVVGTDNNTKLVNSLTEGMLTFEEEGLEELFQEALSNGIKFTTEYQNTHTYILAVPTPYIKESKKLDPKYVISAVNSTLDVCEKGAIVIIESTISPGTIDKYIRPEIEKRGFVIGDDIHLVHAPERIIPGNMIYELEHNSRTIGADNLEIGEKVKGLYSSLCKAEIVVTDIRSAEMSKVVENTYRDINIAFANELAKICRTDNMDVYEIIRIANMHPRVNILQPGPGVGGHCISVDPWFLVGDYPDLTNLILTARKINDSMPRHVLGRIRDIMREHRIKDISKVGLYGLAYKENVDDTRESPTLQLLERMDEHLAFGVKVFDPFVKERIVDHQFMNFEDFLNEIEVLVVMVGHEHIKNNMDLIKDKLVLDTKNICIFDGSYKL, encoded by the coding sequence ATGATTAATATTATTGGTCTTGGTTATATAGGCTTACCTACAGCTCTTATGTTTGCTAAAAGTGGGGTTAAGGTAGTAGGAACCGATAACAATACTAAATTAGTAAATTCATTAACAGAAGGTATGCTTACTTTTGAAGAAGAGGGGTTAGAAGAACTGTTTCAAGAGGCACTTTCAAATGGAATTAAATTTACTACGGAATATCAAAATACACATACTTATATTCTTGCAGTTCCAACCCCTTATATTAAAGAAAGCAAAAAGCTTGATCCTAAATATGTAATCTCAGCCGTGAATAGTACCCTTGATGTTTGTGAAAAAGGTGCAATAGTAATTATAGAATCAACTATTTCTCCTGGAACAATAGATAAATATATACGCCCTGAGATAGAAAAAAGGGGTTTTGTAATTGGCGATGACATACATCTAGTACATGCTCCCGAAAGAATTATTCCAGGTAATATGATTTATGAACTTGAACACAATTCTAGAACTATTGGAGCGGATAACCTTGAAATTGGTGAGAAAGTTAAAGGCCTGTATTCAAGTTTATGTAAGGCAGAGATTGTTGTTACTGATATTAGATCAGCTGAAATGTCTAAGGTTGTGGAGAACACATATCGTGATATCAATATAGCATTTGCTAATGAGTTAGCTAAGATTTGTCGCACTGATAATATGGATGTTTATGAGATTATTAGAATTGCTAATATGCATCCACGGGTTAATATCCTACAACCTGGTCCAGGTGTCGGTGGGCATTGTATTTCAGTAGATCCGTGGTTTTTAGTTGGTGATTATCCAGACTTAACAAACTTGATTTTAACAGCACGTAAGATAAACGATTCTATGCCAAGACATGTTTTAGGACGTATTAGAGATATTATGAGGGAGCATAGGATTAAAGATATATCTAAAGTTGGTCTTTACGGATTAGCTTATAAAGAGAATGTTGACGATACAAGAGAGAGTCCAACACTTCAGCTATTAGAACGAATGGATGAACATTTAGCATTTGGAGTTAAGGTTTTTGATCCATTTGTTAAAGAAAGAATTGTAGACCATCAATTTATGAACTTTGAAGACTTTTTAAATGAGATAGAGGTTCTTGTTGTTATGGTAGGACACGAGCATATCAAAAACAACATGGATCTTATAAAGGATAAGCTAGTCCTAGATACTAAGAATATTTGTATATTTGATGGCTCCTATAAATTATAA
- a CDS encoding DegT/DnrJ/EryC1/StrS family aminotransferase has translation MKPTKVNERIFLSSPHMSVEGYELKFVQEAFDTNWIAPLGENVNEFEKELAAKVGSKEAAALSSGTGAIHLALRAAGVGEGDIVFCPTFTFSATANPIIYQNALPVFIDSDYETWNMCPNALAKAFEKYPEVKAVIVVHLYGLSADMDKIMEICKKHEVTVIEDAAESLGGYYKGQHTGTFGDYGIFSFNGNKIITTSGGGMLVSNNEEKVAKVRFWATQSRDQARHYQHSELGFNYRMSNVVAGIGRGQLKVLDQRVEKKKYIFEFYKRELGELDGVEFMPINDWDKPNYWLSSMTLKGKVRPIDIMAALEKENIESRPVWKPMHLQPFFEKYDFIGTDVSESLFENGVCLPSDTKMTDKDLERVVKTIKGLWLK, from the coding sequence ATGAAGCCAACAAAAGTAAACGAAAGAATATTTCTTTCATCACCACATATGAGTGTAGAAGGTTATGAATTGAAATTTGTACAAGAAGCTTTTGATACTAATTGGATTGCACCTCTTGGAGAAAATGTAAATGAATTTGAAAAGGAACTAGCTGCTAAAGTTGGTTCGAAAGAGGCTGCTGCTTTATCTTCTGGTACTGGAGCTATTCATTTGGCATTAAGAGCTGCTGGTGTTGGTGAGGGGGATATTGTTTTTTGTCCAACATTTACTTTCTCGGCAACGGCTAATCCAATTATCTACCAAAATGCGCTACCTGTTTTTATTGATAGTGATTATGAGACTTGGAACATGTGCCCTAATGCTTTGGCAAAAGCCTTCGAGAAGTATCCAGAAGTAAAAGCAGTTATTGTTGTTCACCTTTATGGTCTTTCTGCTGATATGGATAAGATTATGGAGATTTGTAAAAAACATGAAGTAACGGTTATAGAAGATGCAGCAGAGTCACTAGGTGGTTATTATAAAGGCCAACACACAGGGACATTTGGTGATTATGGCATCTTCTCCTTTAATGGGAACAAAATAATTACTACCTCTGGTGGTGGAATGCTAGTTTCTAATAATGAAGAGAAAGTTGCAAAAGTGAGGTTCTGGGCAACTCAGTCTAGAGATCAAGCAAGGCACTATCAGCATAGTGAACTGGGATTTAACTATCGAATGAGCAATGTTGTTGCTGGGATTGGTCGGGGACAACTTAAGGTTTTAGATCAGAGAGTAGAAAAGAAAAAATATATTTTTGAGTTTTATAAGCGCGAGCTTGGAGAGCTTGATGGTGTTGAGTTCATGCCTATTAATGATTGGGATAAGCCAAATTACTGGTTAAGTTCAATGACTTTAAAAGGAAAGGTTAGGCCGATTGATATTATGGCGGCTCTTGAAAAAGAAAACATTGAGTCAAGGCCAGTTTGGAAGCCAATGCATTTGCAGCCATTCTTTGAGAAGTATGATTTTATAGGAACAGATGTATCTGAAAGTTTATTTGAGAATGGTGTTTGTTTGCCGTCTGATACTAAGATGACGGATAAGGATTTGGAAAGAGTTGTGAAGACTATTAAAGGGTTGTGGTTAAAGTAA
- a CDS encoding glycosyltransferase family 4 protein, whose amino-acid sequence MKKKNIWLWNHYATEMYKNRGGRHYWFAENLIKQGYNVTVFCANTFHNKLESIDTERNKYSTDIIDDIPFVFVKTFTAIGNGIDRVKNMSYFYFNLFSVAKEYAKLNGKPDVILASSVHPLTLVAGIQIAKKFGVPCICEIRDLWPEAIFSFNKAKENSLLGRGLTAGEQWIYKKADALIFTKEGDTDYIKEKKWDVEQGGDINLDKCHYINNGVDLGSFKLLASNNEVDDTDLNSEKFNVIYVGAIRPVNNVGNLLDAASILKEKEDLQFLIYGDGNQREMLEKRVVEENLTNVKLKGFVNKRLIPNILSKSSVNILNYSQTRYNWARGNSSNKLFEYMASGKPIISTVKMGYSILDKYKCGIELENSTPEELAGAILQIKQSSEEQYNSLAQNARKGAEDFDFKYLTSKLINVIESVK is encoded by the coding sequence TTGAAAAAGAAAAATATATGGTTATGGAATCACTATGCAACAGAAATGTATAAAAATCGTGGAGGACGTCATTATTGGTTTGCGGAAAACTTAATTAAACAAGGATATAACGTCACCGTGTTTTGTGCCAATACATTTCATAATAAACTAGAAAGTATAGATACGGAAAGGAACAAATATTCTACTGACATTATTGATGATATTCCTTTTGTGTTTGTAAAGACTTTCACCGCTATAGGGAATGGAATTGATAGAGTTAAAAACATGAGCTACTTTTATTTCAATTTATTTTCAGTAGCAAAAGAGTACGCAAAATTAAATGGAAAACCAGATGTCATCCTTGCTTCTAGTGTTCATCCATTAACTTTGGTTGCTGGAATACAGATAGCTAAAAAGTTTGGTGTTCCTTGCATTTGTGAGATTCGCGACCTTTGGCCAGAAGCTATATTTTCATTTAATAAAGCAAAAGAAAACAGTCTTTTAGGGAGAGGGCTCACTGCTGGCGAACAATGGATTTATAAAAAAGCAGATGCCCTAATTTTTACTAAAGAGGGTGACACTGACTATATTAAAGAAAAGAAATGGGATGTAGAACAAGGTGGAGATATTAACCTTGATAAATGTCACTATATTAATAATGGCGTTGACCTAGGAAGCTTCAAATTACTAGCTTCTAATAATGAAGTTGATGACACAGATTTAAACTCGGAAAAATTTAACGTAATTTATGTCGGAGCTATAAGACCAGTAAATAACGTAGGTAATCTTCTTGATGCCGCATCAATATTAAAAGAAAAAGAAGATCTCCAATTTTTAATTTATGGTGATGGTAATCAAAGGGAGATGCTAGAAAAAAGAGTTGTTGAGGAAAATTTGACTAATGTGAAGTTGAAAGGTTTTGTGAATAAACGTTTAATACCGAATATCCTCAGTAAATCATCGGTTAATATCCTTAATTATTCACAGACTCGGTATAATTGGGCTAGGGGAAATAGTTCAAATAAATTGTTTGAGTACATGGCATCAGGTAAGCCGATTATTTCCACAGTTAAGATGGGTTATTCAATTTTAGATAAATATAAATGTGGAATTGAACTTGAAAATAGTACACCTGAAGAGTTGGCTGGCGCAATTTTACAAATTAAACAGAGTTCGGAAGAGCAGTATAATTCATTGGCGCAAAATGCCAGAAAAGGTGCAGAAGATTTTGATTTTAAATATTTAACTAGTAAGTTGATTAATGTTATTGAAAGTGTTAAATAA
- a CDS encoding acetyltransferase has product MKDIVIIGAGGFGREVAWLIEEINRVNKEWNIVGFVDDNEKIQGTEVSGYKVVGDIEWLKEQKVNVACAIGDPITKKKTIESLNGSKISFPVLIHPSVIYSDRVGFGAGSIICAANILTTDIQIGNHVIINLDCTIGHDATLGNYTTILPSVNVSGNVVTKECVSVGTGSAIIQGVTIGENTVVGAGAVVVKELPANCTAVGAPANPIKFHE; this is encoded by the coding sequence ATGAAAGATATAGTTATTATTGGAGCAGGTGGATTCGGAAGAGAAGTTGCATGGTTAATTGAAGAAATAAATAGAGTAAATAAGGAATGGAATATAGTTGGATTCGTTGATGATAATGAGAAAATACAAGGTACTGAAGTTAGCGGATATAAAGTTGTTGGGGACATTGAATGGTTAAAGGAACAAAAAGTTAATGTTGCTTGTGCAATTGGAGACCCTATTACTAAAAAGAAAACTATTGAAAGTTTAAATGGTAGTAAAATCTCTTTTCCTGTTTTAATACATCCTAGTGTGATTTACTCTGATAGAGTAGGGTTTGGAGCAGGTTCAATCATATGCGCGGCTAATATTTTAACTACTGATATTCAGATTGGAAACCATGTAATCATTAATTTAGATTGTACTATAGGACATGATGCTACTTTAGGTAATTATACAACAATACTACCAAGTGTTAATGTATCTGGGAATGTAGTTACCAAAGAATGTGTAAGTGTTGGAACAGGTTCGGCAATCATTCAGGGGGTAACCATTGGTGAGAATACCGTTGTAGGAGCAGGGGCAGTAGTAGTGAAGGAATTACCAGCTAATTGTACAGCTGTAGGGGCTCCGGCAAACCCTATAAAGTTTCATGAATAG
- a CDS encoding sugar transferase, translating into MRHSKGGIYKRFIKRPMDFLLSLVAIITLTIIPVLPIVAILVRVKLGSPVLFKQERPGLNEKVFMMYKFRTMTDERDEKGGLLPDSVRLTKFGRLLRSTSLDELPELFNILKGDMSIIGPRPLLVQYLPLYNEHQKRRHEVRPGLSGLSQVNGRNAISWEDKFNLDVKYVDSVSFIGDWEIIFLTIKKVFVREGINSESAATMEPFRGSKRLGDN; encoded by the coding sequence ATGAGACATTCTAAGGGTGGTATTTATAAAAGGTTTATAAAAAGACCAATGGACTTCCTTCTCTCTTTGGTCGCAATTATCACTCTAACTATCATTCCCGTTCTACCAATAGTTGCTATTCTCGTGAGAGTTAAGTTAGGGAGTCCTGTATTATTTAAGCAGGAACGACCTGGTCTGAATGAAAAAGTCTTTATGATGTACAAGTTTAGAACGATGACAGATGAAAGGGATGAGAAAGGGGGATTATTACCGGACAGTGTAAGATTAACAAAGTTTGGTAGATTACTTCGTTCTACATCTCTTGATGAACTACCTGAGCTCTTCAACATCTTAAAAGGTGATATGTCTATTATTGGTCCTAGACCATTATTGGTACAGTACCTGCCTCTTTATAATGAACATCAAAAGCGTCGCCATGAAGTGAGGCCTGGTTTATCAGGGTTATCACAGGTGAATGGTAGAAATGCAATCAGTTGGGAAGATAAATTTAATCTTGATGTGAAATATGTTGATAGCGTTAGTTTTATAGGAGACTGGGAAATTATCTTTCTAACAATAAAAAAGGTATTTGTTAGGGAAGGTATCAATTCTGAAAGTGCAGCAACAATGGAACCATTTAGAGGAAGTAAAAGATTGGGGGACAATTAA
- a CDS encoding heparinase II/III domain-containing protein produces the protein MIKSLITEYGLPWLFNRSLYSAKLKMMRAIPNSDKLFEKEVNVKRVDILDLNVRAIDEFLDKVSNEKKKGIVTIADNALVGKVMGFSSMELDYGNPINWHINPITKVEVSKKLKWYQIPDFDPLRGDIKVIWEASRFTHFFYFARAFMLTKDTKYYEGFSQQLNNWLQNNRYPFGSHFKCGQEATLRMINALIAFEIFKSNKLTTKKDELNIKKLIEGSYKKVLSNFFYAHKCIKNNHTLSEIVGLIIGAWSCNDQKRLKKAYELLDKEIQIQFLPDGGYIQYSFNYQRFALQIIELVMKISEKTKLTISDRSKSLIKKSVTLMYQMQDNSGDVPNYGSNDGALIFPVTTCGYRDFRAVINTIFSLIDGKRVYKPGDYDEELLWFGDKKLDEIPISIIEKKSSAFNESGFYSLRTDTGNIMTVLQNFKTRPAQMDQFHIDLWHKGINIFCDSGTYSYATDIGKEMALTAAHNTVKVDGKDQMKKRGPFLIYEWTKPRNIIVNDNLFKGRMVSKNGYEHLRHIEKNEQGFMILDEVIGKGEYCKFLFHTPCEVKIIEGGFELYDKGKLNCTVTISEYVGVEIELKKSYRSLFYLKIEEINCVIISSPLNEKKCNMQFNISLKN, from the coding sequence ATGATCAAATCACTAATAACTGAATACGGATTGCCATGGCTTTTTAATCGTTCACTCTATTCAGCGAAGTTGAAAATGATGAGGGCAATACCAAACAGTGATAAGTTGTTTGAAAAAGAAGTCAATGTTAAAAGAGTTGATATACTTGACCTGAATGTAAGAGCGATCGATGAGTTTTTAGATAAAGTATCAAATGAAAAGAAAAAAGGTATTGTAACGATAGCTGATAATGCTTTAGTAGGTAAAGTTATGGGGTTTTCTTCCATGGAACTTGACTATGGAAACCCTATAAATTGGCATATAAACCCAATAACGAAAGTTGAGGTCAGTAAAAAGTTAAAATGGTATCAAATCCCTGACTTTGACCCTCTGCGTGGAGATATTAAAGTGATTTGGGAAGCGTCACGTTTCACACATTTTTTCTATTTTGCTAGAGCTTTTATGTTAACTAAGGATACAAAGTATTATGAAGGGTTTTCCCAACAGCTTAACAATTGGTTACAGAACAATAGATATCCGTTTGGATCACATTTCAAATGTGGTCAAGAGGCGACATTGCGGATGATAAATGCATTAATAGCTTTTGAAATTTTCAAGTCTAATAAATTAACAACGAAAAAAGATGAGTTAAACATAAAGAAGCTTATAGAGGGTAGTTATAAAAAAGTCTTATCTAATTTCTTCTATGCTCATAAATGCATAAAAAACAATCATACTCTTTCAGAAATAGTAGGTTTAATAATTGGAGCCTGGAGTTGCAATGATCAAAAACGATTAAAAAAAGCTTACGAATTACTAGATAAAGAGATTCAAATACAGTTTCTTCCTGATGGTGGTTATATTCAATATTCATTTAATTACCAAAGGTTTGCCCTTCAAATTATAGAGCTAGTGATGAAAATTAGCGAGAAAACGAAATTAACTATTTCAGATAGAAGTAAAAGTTTAATAAAGAAAAGTGTAACATTGATGTATCAAATGCAAGATAATTCAGGTGATGTACCTAATTATGGCTCAAATGATGGGGCATTGATATTCCCAGTAACTACTTGTGGGTATAGAGATTTTAGGGCGGTAATTAATACGATTTTTAGTCTGATTGATGGTAAGAGAGTTTATAAACCGGGAGATTATGATGAAGAACTACTCTGGTTTGGTGATAAAAAATTAGATGAAATACCGATATCCATAATTGAAAAGAAATCCTCCGCATTTAATGAATCAGGATTTTATTCGTTACGTACAGATACTGGCAATATAATGACAGTCCTACAAAATTTTAAAACTCGACCAGCACAGATGGATCAGTTCCATATAGACCTTTGGCATAAAGGCATAAATATCTTTTGCGATAGTGGGACATACTCCTATGCAACAGATATTGGAAAAGAAATGGCTTTAACAGCTGCTCACAATACAGTTAAGGTTGATGGAAAGGACCAAATGAAAAAGCGCGGTCCATTTCTTATTTACGAATGGACTAAACCCAGAAATATCATTGTAAATGATAATTTATTTAAGGGAAGAATGGTATCCAAAAACGGCTATGAACACTTGAGGCATATTGAAAAGAACGAGCAAGGGTTTATGATATTGGATGAAGTAATCGGTAAAGGAGAATATTGTAAATTTCTGTTCCATACCCCTTGTGAAGTGAAAATAATTGAAGGTGGATTTGAACTTTATGATAAAGGTAAGTTGAATTGTACCGTTACAATTAGTGAGTATGTAGGTGTGGAAATAGAGTTGAAAAAATCCTATAGAAGTCTATTTTACCTTAAAATAGAAGAAATAAATTGTGTGATTATTAGTAGTCCACTAAATGAAAAGAAATGCAATATGCAGTTTAACATTAGTTTGAAAAATTGA
- the galU gene encoding UTP--glucose-1-phosphate uridylyltransferase GalU → MKKVKKAIIPAAGLGTRFLPATKAMPKEMLPIVDKPTIQYIVEEAIASGIEDIIIVTGKGKRAIEDHFDHSFELEHNLFQKGKLELLEKVQESSRMADIHYIRQKEPKGLGHAVWCARKFIGDEPFAVLLGDDIVQADEPCLKQLINQYEETASSVIGVQTVPSEHTNRYGIIDPNNKEGRRYKVNNFVEKPKENPPSNLAIMGRYILTPEIFDFLEKQELGAGGEIQLTDAIQGLNQLQNVFAYDFEGIRYDVGEKLGFIMTTIQFAINNPELRNSVLTELDQLIEREKINTRG, encoded by the coding sequence ATGAAAAAAGTTAAAAAAGCCATCATTCCGGCAGCGGGTCTTGGGACAAGGTTCTTACCAGCAACAAAAGCAATGCCGAAAGAAATGCTACCAATTGTCGATAAACCGACAATCCAATACATCGTTGAAGAAGCAATTGCATCGGGCATAGAGGATATCATCATCGTTACTGGTAAGGGCAAAAGAGCGATTGAAGATCATTTCGACCATTCATTTGAATTAGAGCACAACCTATTTCAAAAAGGAAAACTTGAGTTACTTGAAAAAGTACAAGAATCTTCAAGGATGGCAGATATCCATTACATAAGACAGAAGGAACCAAAGGGTTTAGGACATGCGGTTTGGTGTGCAAGGAAGTTTATTGGAGATGAGCCATTTGCGGTGTTATTGGGGGATGACATCGTCCAAGCGGACGAGCCGTGCTTAAAGCAATTAATCAATCAATATGAAGAAACGGCTTCATCAGTGATTGGGGTACAAACCGTTCCGTCAGAACATACGAATCGGTACGGAATTATTGATCCTAATAATAAGGAAGGAAGACGGTACAAGGTCAACAATTTTGTTGAAAAGCCTAAAGAAAACCCACCGTCTAACCTAGCAATTATGGGACGTTATATTTTAACACCGGAAATATTCGATTTCTTGGAAAAACAAGAACTAGGTGCCGGTGGGGAAATTCAACTCACCGATGCGATCCAAGGTTTAAATCAACTACAAAACGTATTTGCATATGACTTTGAAGGTATACGTTATGATGTCGGGGAAAAACTAGGATTTATTATGACGACCATTCAATTTGCGATAAACAACCCAGAGTTAAGAAACAGTGTATTAACTGAGTTGGATCAACTAATTGAAAGAGAAAAGATTAATACTAGAGGGTGA
- a CDS encoding polysaccharide biosynthesis protein, which translates to MTYKKRISFLIFIDSIIVLTAIYASSYLLNYHQILLSTSILASSFILLIGHHIFSYYYKLYKRVWQYASIGELIIIFKTVTFSVLGAGLAQMIFIQDIYFRALVITWMLHMLLMGGSRFIWRVYRDTYMNPNNKQNRTLIIGAGSAGTMVLRQLKQNNLTELYPVAFVDDDVRKQQLEILGVPVAGTTVNIKDIVEQLEVDHIIIAIPSLKKSELNRIYQECLKTNIKTQILPKIEDLMLGNVSINQFRDVKVEDLLGRDPVELDIQSISKELTGQTILVTGAGGSIGSEICRQVCKFTPKKVLLLGHGENSIYQIDMELRQKYGEQIKIIPIIADIQDRDRIFEVMNVHQPDVIYHAAAHKHVPLMEYNPKEAVKNNVLGTKNVAEAADEFRVKTFVLVSSDKAVNPTNVMGSTKRIAEMIIQELDKKSQTNFVAVRFGNVLGSRGSVIPLFKKQIQAGGPVTVTHPDMTRYFMTIPEASRLVIQAGALARGGEIFVLDMGESVKIVDLAKNLIQLSGYSVNEIGLNYSGIRPGEKMYEELLGEGEVHPKAVFPKIFIGKSVDVDYDKVSYLVENHFNLNQEEIAEYVLDLANEKEFLAVSNAN; encoded by the coding sequence GTGACGTATAAGAAAAGGATTTCATTCTTAATCTTTATCGATTCTATTATTGTCTTAACAGCGATTTACGCTAGTAGTTACCTCTTAAACTACCATCAAATCCTACTTTCCACCTCTATACTAGCTAGTTCATTCATTTTATTAATTGGACATCATATTTTTTCCTACTATTACAAGTTGTATAAGCGAGTATGGCAGTATGCGAGTATCGGAGAACTGATTATTATCTTTAAGACGGTTACATTCTCTGTGCTAGGAGCAGGACTTGCCCAAATGATCTTTATTCAAGACATTTATTTTAGAGCGCTGGTCATTACCTGGATGTTACATATGCTCTTAATGGGCGGGTCAAGATTTATTTGGCGCGTATATAGAGATACATACATGAATCCAAACAATAAACAAAACCGAACGTTAATCATTGGCGCGGGTTCTGCCGGTACGATGGTGTTACGTCAATTAAAGCAAAATAACCTGACAGAACTATACCCAGTTGCATTTGTAGATGACGATGTAAGAAAACAACAACTTGAAATATTAGGTGTACCGGTTGCTGGAACAACAGTAAATATAAAGGATATCGTTGAACAATTAGAAGTAGATCATATTATTATCGCTATCCCATCATTAAAGAAATCTGAATTGAATCGCATTTATCAGGAATGTTTGAAGACGAACATAAAGACACAAATACTACCTAAAATTGAAGACCTCATGCTTGGGAATGTTTCAATTAACCAATTCCGAGATGTGAAAGTGGAAGATCTATTAGGACGTGATCCGGTAGAACTGGACATTCAAAGCATCTCCAAAGAATTGACAGGTCAAACGATCCTTGTGACGGGAGCTGGTGGTTCGATTGGATCTGAGATTTGTCGCCAAGTTTGTAAGTTCACACCGAAAAAGGTCCTATTACTTGGTCATGGGGAAAACTCCATTTATCAAATCGATATGGAGTTGCGACAAAAGTACGGTGAGCAAATTAAAATCATCCCAATTATTGCGGATATTCAGGATCGTGATAGAATTTTTGAGGTGATGAATGTACATCAACCAGATGTCATTTATCATGCAGCTGCCCATAAGCACGTTCCATTAATGGAATATAATCCGAAAGAAGCTGTAAAAAATAATGTGCTAGGTACTAAAAATGTAGCCGAAGCTGCGGACGAATTCAGAGTAAAAACGTTTGTGCTCGTCTCTTCTGATAAGGCTGTTAACCCTACGAACGTAATGGGGTCAACGAAACGGATTGCTGAAATGATTATTCAAGAGTTAGATAAAAAGAGTCAAACGAACTTTGTAGCAGTCCGATTTGGAAACGTATTAGGTAGTCGTGGAAGTGTCATTCCATTATTTAAGAAACAAATCCAAGCAGGTGGACCGGTTACGGTAACCCATCCGGATATGACAAGATACTTTATGACGATACCAGAAGCATCTCGCCTTGTTATCCAAGCTGGGGCACTTGCTCGTGGAGGAGAAATCTTCGTGTTGGATATGGGTGAATCCGTTAAAATTGTCGATCTTGCTAAAAATTTGATCCAACTTTCAGGATATTCAGTGAATGAGATAGGATTGAATTATTCAGGTATTCGACCAGGTGAAAAGATGTACGAAGAGTTACTCGGAGAAGGGGAAGTACATCCAAAAGCGGTTTTCCCGAAAATCTTTATTGGAAAATCGGTTGATGTGGACTATGATAAAGTATCTTACTTGGTAGAAAATCACTTTAACCTTAATCAGGAAGAAATAGCGGAATATGTGTTGGATTTGGCAAATGAGAAAGAGTTTCTAGCAGTAAGTAATGCGAATTAA
- the wecB gene encoding non-hydrolyzing UDP-N-acetylglucosamine 2-epimerase has protein sequence MVVFGTRPEAIKMCPLVKELKTRKNIETIVCVTGQHREMLDQVLGAFKVVPDIDLSIMKPKQTLFDVTIHILEKMKSVLEEVKPDVVLVHGDTSTTFVTSLACLYFQIPVGHVEAGLRTYNIYSPYPEKFNRQAVGIVAAYHFAPTEMSKNNLINEGKNSDNIYVTGNTAIDALNTTVRKDYFHEHLDWAADSRLIMITAHRRENLGEQMRNMFRAIKRIVDEQPDIKAIYPIHMNPVVREAANEILGDCERVKIIEPLEVLDFHNFLSRSHLILTDSGGIQEEAPSLGKPVLVMRDTTERPEGVTAGTLKLVGTDEEVIYKTFKMLLEDKEEYVKMSQASNPYGDGSASKRIADVLER, from the coding sequence ATGGTCGTTTTTGGAACTAGACCAGAGGCAATAAAAATGTGTCCATTGGTTAAAGAGCTAAAAACAAGAAAAAACATAGAAACTATTGTTTGTGTTACAGGTCAGCATAGAGAAATGTTAGATCAGGTATTGGGTGCTTTTAAGGTTGTTCCAGATATTGATCTTTCAATTATGAAACCGAAACAGACATTGTTTGATGTTACTATACATATTTTAGAAAAAATGAAAAGTGTATTAGAAGAAGTTAAACCAGATGTAGTCCTAGTTCATGGTGACACTTCCACAACATTTGTAACATCTTTAGCTTGTTTATACTTCCAAATTCCTGTTGGGCATGTTGAGGCTGGACTAAGAACATATAATATTTATTCGCCATATCCAGAAAAATTCAATCGGCAAGCAGTTGGGATTGTCGCAGCTTACCATTTTGCTCCAACAGAGATGTCAAAAAACAACTTAATTAATGAAGGTAAAAATTCAGATAATATTTATGTTACTGGTAATACTGCTATTGATGCTTTAAATACGACAGTTCGAAAAGACTATTTTCATGAGCATCTAGATTGGGCAGCGGATAGCAGACTAATTATGATTACAGCTCATAGAAGAGAAAATCTTGGTGAACAAATGAGAAATATGTTTAGAGCTATCAAAAGAATTGTCGATGAGCAGCCTGATATCAAGGCAATATATCCAATTCATATGAATCCGGTAGTTAGAGAAGCTGCTAACGAAATTTTAGGTGATTGTGAAAGGGTAAAAATAATTGAGCCTTTGGAAGTCTTGGATTTTCATAACTTTCTCTCAAGGTCTCATTTAATCTTGACCGACAGTGGAGGTATTCAAGAAGAAGCACCAAGCCTAGGTAAGCCTGTATTAGTTATGCGTGATACAACCGAGCGTCCTGAAGGTGTAACAGCTGGTACATTAAAATTAGTAGGAACGGATGAAGAAGTAATTTACAAGACTTTTAAAATGCTACTAGAAGATAAAGAAGAATATGTGAAGATGAGTCAGGCAAGTAATCCATATGGTGATGGTTCTGCAAGTAAACGGATAGCAGATGTATTGGAGAGATAA